The sequence below is a genomic window from Ciceribacter thiooxidans.
TCCACGAGATCACACGGAAGGAACGGTGTATCCGCCGGTACTGTTACGATATGTCGGGGCGGCCGCGCCAGCTTTTCGGCGTGACGCAGACCGGCGAGCACGCCCGCGAGCGGTCCCGGATGGCCGGCGATGGTATCCGGTACGAGCGGCAGTCCGAGCCCGGCATCGGCACCCTCGGGCGCATTGACGACGAGCGACGAAACCTGCGGTGCCAGCCGCTCGGCGACGTGCCGTATCATCGTCTTGCCGCCGAGGAGCACGGCGGCTTTGTTCTCGCCCATGCGGCGAGAGAGGCCGCCGGCGAGGATGATGCCGGGTGATCTGGTCATAGCCCCGCCTTTCGCTTGTTTTCCCGGTAGAAGGCATAGAGACCCGACGCGATGACGATTGCGGTTCCGGTCATCATCCAGACGTCCGGCACTTCGCCGAAGACCACGAGTCCGAGGCCGACCGCCCAAAGGAGGCTGGTATAGCGGAACGGTGCGATGAAGGAGATCTCGCCGGTGCGCATCGCCATGATGATCGCCTGATAGCCGACGAAGACGAGCACCGAGGCGAGCGCGAGAAGCCAGAACAATTCGCCCGTCATCGGCTGCCATCCGCCGAAGGGCTGGACGAGCAGGGCGCCCGCAACGGCGTTTCCTGCCGCCGAGAAGAGCGTGACGCTGAGCGATGATACGCCCGCATGAATGCGCTTCGTCACGAGATCGCGGGCAGCCGCAGAAAATACGCTGCCGACGACGTAAAGAGAGGCGAGCGTGAAGCCTTCCGGTCCCGGGCGGATGATGATCATGACGCCGATGAAGCCGACGATGATCGCCGTCCAGCGCCGCCAGCCGACCGGCTCTCCGAGGAAGAGGGCGGCCCCCAGCGTGACGGCGAGCGGCAGCGATTGCAGGATGGACGCGGCATTGCCGAGCGGAATCTGTCCGAGGGCGGAGAGATAGGCGATCGCCGCCGTTACCTCGAAGAGGACGCGCAGTGCGACCATCGGCTGAAAAAGGGTGCGAATATGATCGAGCGCATTCATGCGCCGCGCGATTATGTAAACGAGAATGCTCGTCAGTATCCCGCGGATGAGCATGATCTGCCCGACATTCATGTAGGGTGTCACCGACTTGATCACCGCATCGTTGCAGGTGAAGCCCGCCATCGACATCATCATCAGGATGGCGCCCGTGGTATTCCTGGACAGTTTCATTCCATATCTTTCCGGGGAGGGGATTTGCTTCCAGGACCTGGAGGTGTTCTTCCGCGACGGACAGCGCAGACCGCCCACCGGCGAATCTGCGAAATCGTCACGCCGTGGAGAGGACACGGCAATGCGGCGTCGTGCAACATCAAATTCGAATTCGCTTGCATGTTGCGATCACGGGCGTCGCGGCGGAGAAGGAATGGCAGGCGGAACGGGGCGGATCAGCCGCCGGTCACGCTCATATGGCGGGCGACGGCGGGACGGCGATGGTCGCGGTCGATGATGAAGTCGTGACCCTTTGGCTTGCGCGAGATGGCCTCGTCGATCGCTGCCGCAAGCAGGGTATCGTCGTCCGAGGCCCTCAGCGCCGCCCTGAGGTCGGCCGCATCGTCCTGGCCGAGGCACATGTAGAGCGTGCCGGTGCAGGTGAGGCGCACCCGGTTGCAGCTCTCGCAGAAGTTATGGGTGAGCGGCGTGATGAAGCCGAGGCGTCCACCGGTCTCCTTCACCTCGACATAGCGGGCCGGGCCGCCGGTGCGATAGGGAATGTCGGAAAGAGTGAACTGGCTTTCGAGCCGTTGCCGGACGGTCGAGAGCGGCAGGTAGCGGTCCGTGCGGTCTTCTCCGGTTTCGCCCATCGGCATCGTCTCGATCAGCGTCAGGTCCATGTCGTTGCCGTGGGCGTAACGCAGCAGGTCCGCAATCTCGTCCTCGTTGAAGTCCTTCAACGCGACGGCATTGAGCTTGACGCGAATGCCCGCCTTCTGCGCCGCCTTGACGCCCTCCATCACCTTGGCGAAGTCGCCCCAACGGGTGATCTCGGCGAATTTCCGTGGATCGAGGGTATCGAGCGAGACGTTGATGCGGCGGACACCGCAGTCGGCGAGTTCGCCGGCAAAACGGGCGAGCTGCGAACCGTTCGTCGTCAGCGTGAGTTCGTCGAGCGCACCGCTCTCAAGATGCCGTGCGAGACTGCGGATGAGGAACATGATGTTCTTGCGCACCAGCGGTTCGCCACCGGTGAGTCTCAGCTTGCGAACACCCTTGGCGACGAAGGCCGAGCAGAGCCTGTCGAGCTCCTCCAGCGTGAGGAGATCCTTCTTCGGCAGGAAGTTCATGTTTTCCGCCATGCAATAGGTGCAGCGGAAATCGCACCGGTCGGTGACCGAGACACGCAGGTAGGAGACCATGCGGCCGAACGGGTCGATCATGGGCGCGCTGTCGAGCGCAGGGCCTGCGGCCTTTCCGAACGAACCTGGGCTGTAGTTCAAGGCATCTCCTCCGTATTGAGGGTAATTTGGTGACATCCGCTCCGCTCGTCAAGCAACCAGGTCGGGCAGAGTGACGGCAAAATGGCTTGCATGGGCAAGGAGCGCCGCTTAGTTCTGGTCTCCGACCACCCGGGGAGTACCGATCATGAGTGAGTTCTGGCCGACCGAACTGAAGGTTTCCAAAGACCGCCGGCAATTGTCGGTCGCCTTCGACGACGGCACTTCTTTCGCGCTGCCGGCGGAGATGCTGCGGGTTCTGTCACCCTCGGCGGAGGTCAAGGGCCACGGGCCGGGGCAGGAAGTGACTGTGCCGGGGAAACGCAATGTGTCCATCACCGCGGTTCATCCGACCGGCAACTACGCCGTGCGCATCGCCTTCGACGACGGTCACGACAGCGGTATCTTTACCTGGTCCTATCTGCGGGAACTCGGGCAGAAGGGCGGCGAACTCTTCGCAGAATACGAGCGCAAGCTTTCCGAGAAGGCGTTGAGTCGCGATGGTCTATAAAAGCGAGAGGAGGGGCAGTGGAATGAATACCGCACGGCTAGAGGCATTCAGCGACGGCGTCCTTGCGATCGTGATCACGATCATGGTGCTTGAACTCAAGATACCCCACGATGCAGAGCTTTCGGCGATTGTTCCGCTGCTGCCGGTGTTCCTGAGCTATATCTTGAGCTTTGTTTACGTGGGGATCTACTGGAACAACCATCACCATCTGCTGACCTTCGGTACCCGCGCTACGGCGCGCGAGATGTGGGCCAACATGCACCTCCTGTTCTGGCTATCGCTCGTCCCGTTCGCCACCGGTTGGGTGGGAGAGTCCCACGGCTCGGCGATGCCGGCCGCCTGCTACGGCTTCGTTTTGCTGATGGCGGCCATCGCCTACAAAATTCTTCAGATACAGATCATCTCGTCGTCCGGCCGCCGTGACGAACTCAGGGCCGCACTCGGTCGCGACGTCAAGGGCCTGATTTCTCCGATGATCTATCTGGTGGCGATCGGCCTCGCCTTCGTCACGCCCATGATCTCCTATGCGCTCTATGCCTTGGTCGCGCTGATGTGGATCGTGCCCGACCGGCGGCTCGAACGGGTTGTCGGCGAAAAACGGGCGGCCTGAACACAAAGGTGGTTAGCCGGCGGTCTCTTCCTCCGCCTGCAGCCGCGCGATCAGCAGTTCCATCGACTCGGCCATTGCGAGGCACTGGTCGATCGGCGTCACGGAGAGCGTCCTTTCGATCAGGTCCGTCTGGATCGTCATGGCACGTTTGGTGACGTCGCGGCCTTTCTCGGTCAGGAACAGGCGCAAGACGCGCTTGTCCTTCGGATCGTCGCGCCGTGCGATCAGCCCGCGCTTTTCCATCTGCGGCAGCAGCATGCTCATGTTGGAGCGGCCGACCAGCAGTTTGCGCGCCAACTCCTGCTGCGAAATACCTTCATGCCGGTAGAGATTGATCAGGATGTCGAGATGCGGCGTCTTGATGTCGAGCGGTGCGAGCGCCCGGCCGAGTGCCGTCTGCATCATCTGACATGCACGGCCGACGGCGATCCAGCTCCGAAAACGCGGATGGTCCCAGGGAAGGGATTGATTTTTGTTCATCGTTGTACTTTTATTGTTCAGCATTGAACATCATTGGAGAATCCCAATATGGCACCCTTCGCGCTCGAGGTCACCCGTTTCGGTTTCTCGCTCGCCGGTCTTCTGTCGCCCGGTTTTGCCGGGCGACTGGCATTCTCGCTCTTCTGCCGCACGCCGTCCCGGCGACCGAAGGACGGCAAGGCGGCCTCCGCCCTCGCCAGGGGAGCCGAGCAACTGGCGGGAGCCGAGCGCATCGTGTTGCCGATCTCCCGCGGTACCGTCGCGGCCCGACGCCTTGGCGCTGCATCGACCGATGCGCCCCGTGTGCTCATCGTCCACGGCTGGGGCTCGCGCGCAGAATATCTGGCGCGACTCGCCGCCGACCTTCACAAGGCAGGAGCCGAAGTGGTGCTGCTCGATCTGCCGGGGCACGGGCATTCCTCGGGGCGGCATCTGAATCTGCGTCTTGCAGCGGAGGCGATTTGCGCCGTTCAGGAGCGGCTCGGCTTCTCCGACATTGCGATCGGCCATTCCTTCGGCGGCGCGGCTGTGATGACCGCGATCGGCGGCATCTTTCCCGGCGCCTGTCGTTTTGAGCCGGGCAGGGTGGTGCTCCTTGCCGCGCCGAGCAACATACATTGGGTGATCGACGGTTTCTGCGGGATGCTGAAGCTGCGCCCCTCCGTCCGTCGGGCGATGGTGAAGCGTGCCGAGGCCGTTGCGGGCTGTCCTGTCGATGCGCTCGACACCGTTCCCATCGCCGCGCGGATCGGCCGCGAGATCCTCGTCCTGCACGCCGAAGAGGACAAGGAGGTGCACGCCGAACACGCCCGCCGCCTCGAAGCGGCCGGCCCTCACGTGGCTGTCCGGTGGGCGAACGGCCTCGGACATCGCAGGATCGTGGCGGCACCGGATGTCATCGCGGAGATTGCCTCCTTCGTCTTTGACGATGGCGCAGGGATTGCCGACGAACCGGAGCAGCGACTGTCGTCATCCTGTTAGGAAATCGGTTATACACGGGGATGGCTTGTTCCACCCCGGAGGTTTCGATGAAGACGATCCGTACCGTCGAAGAGCTGTTGGCACGCTACGGCGAACCCGGCGAGGCCTCGCTGGTGAAGGTCACGTCCGTTCTCACCCCCGCCTACCGGCGTATGATCGAGGCCTCGCCCTTCGTCGCGCTGGCGACGGTCGGAGAGGACGGGCTCGACTGCTCGCCGCGCGGGGACGCCGGCGGTGCCGTGCGCATCGAGGACGAGCGCCATCTTGCGCTGCCGGACTGGCGTGGCAACAACCGCATCGACTCGCTCCGGAACATCGTGCGGGACCCGCGGGTCGCGCTGATGTTCCTGATCCCGGGCTCGAACAGCGTGGTTCGGGTGAACGGCACGGCCGTGGTTTCGGTTGACGAGGCGCTGATCGACAGTTTCGACATGGAAGGCAAACATCCGCGCAGCGTCGTCGTCGTCACCATCGGCGAGGTTTACTTCCAGTGCGCCCGGGCCGTCATGCGCGCCGATCTTTGGAACGTCGACCGCTTTATCGATCCGAAAAGCCTTCCGACCCCGGGCGACATGCTGCACGCGGCGAAAGCGGATTTCGACAAGGATACCTACGATCGGGAATGGCCGACGCGTGCCGCCAGGACGATGTGGTAGGCGGTGTCCGTCAACGACGGTAGATGAGCCAGCTCTTGGTGAAGTCTTTCTTCATGCCGTCCTCGAACTGCCGGCTGCAGTTGCGACCGGCATTCTTCGCACAATAGAGGGCGACGTCCGCCTTGGCGTAGAGTTCGCCGGGATCCTCGGCAGCGTTCGCCATGCACAGACCGAGAGAGAGCGTGATCGGTCCGTAATTGACGCCCGTCCTGGAATTCTTGAAAGGCGTCAGCTCCAGCGCCTGGCGTACGCGCTCGCACATCTGCATGATCTCGTCGGGGGTGTTGCCGTCGACGATGATGGCGAATTCCTCGCCGCCGGTGCGGGATACGAAGACGTCCTTGCGGACATTCGTGCGGATGACGGTCGCCACAGACGCGAGGATCTTGTCGCCGACTGGATGGCCGTAGCTGTCGTTGATCTTCTTGAAGTGGTCGATATCGGCCAGCACCAGGCCGGTCAGCGGCAGATTGAAGCTGCCGTCATAGATCGCCGCAAGCTTTTCGTCGAAGGCGCGACGGTTCGCGATGCGCGTCAGGGAGTCGGTATTGGCGATGCGCTTGTATTCGTCGAGTTCCTTGCGGACCTCGGCCATTTCCTGCGACTTCTGCTCGACGCTCTCGACGGTCTTTTCGCCGTGCGCCATGGTGTCGCCGGTCGCCTCCTGCAGCAACGTGATCGCGCTGCGCAGCAGTTCGGCACTGTTCTTGCTCTTGGTGTTGATGCGGTTGCATGTCTCGCCGAGCAGCTTGTTGTAGCTTTCGAGCGAGCTCTGCTCCTGCTTCAGCACTCCGAGCAGGCCGTCGAGTTCCGTCACGATGCGCGTATGGACATTCTCCATCATGCGCGACTGGTGATGACGCCCGAAATATTGTTCGCCGAGCGTGTCCAATTCTTCCTGCGTGGCCTTGCTGCCGAGCGCGGAGAGGTCGCGCGTCAGTGCAGGATTGGAGCCGATATAGGCTTCGTAGAAGAGTTCGTAGTTGCGCGGGATCGGTGCCACGCCCATGGTGCGCATGGCGTAGGTAATCTGTGCGGCGATGTCCGGAACCGGCGCCTTTGGCGTCACGCCCGTGTTCATCGCAAAATCCCCCCTTTCCAAGTCCCCTGATTCGTCTTGTTAAGATAAACTTCAACTGTTTGGAAATGCTTAATTTCGCGAGCCCCAATTATAGTCGGGTTTCTTGTTGAACGGTATTTGAGGAATTTCTTTAAGGCGCTGATACTGCTTGTATATCATCTTTGCATAAAGAACGGCGGAGCGCCGTCTGGTGCTCCGCCGTTAATTTTTGCCGGTTGTATTCTCAGTCGAGCTTGAACTCCTGGAAGAAGTCATTGCCTTTGTCGTCGGTGACGATGAAGGCGGGGAAGTCCTCGACTTCGATCTTCCAGACGGCTTCCATGCCGAGTTCCGGATACTCCAGGACCTCCACCTTCTTGATGCAGTCCTTGGCGAGGCGCGCGGCCGGGCCACCGATCGAGCCGAGGTAGAAGCCGCCATGCTTGTTGCAAGCCTCGCGCACCGCACGCGAACGGTTGCCCTTGGCGAGCATCACCATCGAGCCGCCGAACGACTGGAACTGGTCGACGTAGCTGTCCATACGGCCGGCCGTCGTCGGTCCGAAGGAGCCGGACGCGTAACCGGCGGGGGTTTTCGCCGGACCGGCGTAATAGACCGGATGGTTCTTCATGTAGTCAGGCATGCCTTCGCCCTTCTCCAGCCGTTCGCGGATCTTGGCGTGGGCGAGGTCGCGGGCGACAATGATCGTGCCCGTGAGGGAGAGGCGGGTCTTGATCGGGTGCTTGGTGAGTTCGCCGAGGATCGCACTCATCGGCTGGTTCAAGTCGATCTTCACAACGCCGGACGAAAGAGCCTTCTCGTCGATTTCCGGCATGTACTTCGACGGATCGGTTTCGAGCTGCTCGATGAAGATGCCGTCTCTGGTGATCTTGCCGACGGCCTGGCGGTCGGCGGAACAGGAGACGCCGAGGCCGATCGGCAGGGAGGCACCGTGGCGCGGCAGGCGGATCACGCGGACGTCATGGCAGAAATACTTGCCGCCGAACTGCGCGCCGACACCCATCTGCTGGGTGAGCTTGTGGATCTCCTTCTCCATCTCGAGGTCGCGGAAGGCGTGACCGGACTCGGAGCCCTCGGTCGGGAGGTCGTCGAGATAGCGGGCGGAGGCGAGCTTGACCGTCTTCAGGTTCATTTCGGCCGAGAGGCCGCCGATGACGATCGCCAGATGATAGGGCGGACAGGCGGCGGTGCCGAGCGTCAGGATCTTTTCCTTGAGGAAGTCGATCATCCGGTCGTGCGTCAGAAGCGAAGGCGTGCCCTGGTAGAGATACGTCTTGTTGGCCGAGCCGCCACCCTTGGCCATGAATAGGAACTTGTAGGCGTCCTCGCCTTCCTCGTAGATGTCGATCTGTGCGGGAAGGTTGGTGCGGGTGTTCTTTTCCTCGAACATCTTCAAGGGCGCGAGCTGCGAATAACGCAGGTTCTTCCTCTCGTAGGCGTCGCGCACGCCATGCGCCAGAGCTTCGTAGTCGCCACCCTCGGTCCAGACCTTGCGGCCCTTCTTGGCCATGATGATCGCCGTGCCAGTGTCCTGGCACATCGGCAGCACGCCGCCGGCGGCAATGTTGGCGTTCTTCAGGAGGTCATAGGCGACGAAGCGGTCGTTGTCCGTCGCTTCCGGGTCGGAGAGGATCGAAGCGAGCTGCTTCAGGTGCCCCGGGCGCAGCAGGTGGTTGATGTCGGCGAAGGCCGTTTCGGCGAGCAGGCGCAAGCCCTCGGGATCGACGGTGAGGATCTCCTGACCATTGAAGCTGGTCGTGGACACGTAGTCCGAGGAAATCTTGCGATAAGGGGTCTTGTCTTCGCCAAGCGGGAAAAGATCGTCAGCCATTTTCGGAAAACCTTGGAAGCGATGGGATGCGATGGCGGTGGTTTACGGGCACCGGTCGCAAAGATCAATGATTCTAAGGTTGCGTTGCCGACGAACCTTTGCGGTCGTCGGTCAGGAGGGGCCGATCATCTTTTCCGGGCGCACGACCGCATCATACTGCTCTTCGCTGACCAGCCCGCTTGCGAGCGCTTCCGCCTTCAGTGTCGTGCCGTTCCGGTGGGCGGTCTTGGCGATCTTCGCGGCGTTGTCGTAGCCGATCACCGGGGCAAGCGCGGTGACCAGCATCAGCGAGTTTTCCACGCCCTTCCTGATATTGTCCTCGCGCGCCTCGATGCCGGTGACGCAATTGTCGGTGAAGGAGCGGGCGGCATCGCCGAGAAGCTGCACCGACTGCAGGAAATTGTAGGCCATCATCGGGTTGTAGACGTTGAGCTCGAAATGGCCCTGGCTGCCGGCGAAGGTGATCGCGGCGTGGTTGCCGAAGATGTGGGCGCAGACCTGCGTCAGCGCTTCGGACTGGGTCGGGTTCACCTTGCCCGGCATGATGGACGAACCCGGCTCGTTTTCGGGCAGGGCGAGTTCCCCGAGCCCCGCACGGGGGCCGGAACCGAGGAAGCGGATGTCGTTGGCGATCTTGAACAGGGCAGCGGCCGCAGCGTTGATCGCGCCGTGGGCAAAGACCATGGCGTCGTGGGCGGCGAGCGCCTCGAACTTGTTCGGTGCCGTGACGAAGGGCAGGCCGGTGATTTTGGCGATCTCCTCCGCCACTTTCTCGGCGAAACCGACAGGGGCGTTGAGCCCGGTGCCGACGGCGGTGCCGCCCTGGGCGAGTTCGTAGAGACCCGGCAGCGTCAGCTCGATCCGCTTGATGGATGAGGAGACCTGCGCGGCGTAGCCAGAAAACTCCTGCCCGAGGGTGAGCGGCGTGGCATCCTGCGTGTGCGTGCGGCCGATCTTGATGATATGGGCGAAGGATTTCGCCTTGGCATCAAGGGCCTGGTGCAGATGCTTGAGATTTGGAATCAGGTGGTGGACGATTTGCTCTGCGCAGGCGATGTGCATGGTCGTCGGATAGGTGTCGTTCGACGACTGGCTCATGTTGACGTGGTCATTCGGATGCACCGGCTTCTTCGAGCCCATCACGCCGCCGAGCATTTCGATCGCCCGGTTAGAGATCACTTCGTTGGCGTTCATGTTGGACTGGGTACCGGACCCGGTCTGCCAGACGACGAGCGGGAAGTGGTCGTCGAGCTTGCCGTCGATCACCTCCTGCGCGGCGTCGACGATGGCATTGCCGATCTTCGGATCGAGGATACCGAGGCCCATGTTGGCGCGCGCCGCGGCCTGCTTGACGATGCCGAGCGCTCGCACGATCGACAGCGGCTGCTTTTCCCACCCGATCCTGAAATTGCCGCGCGAGCGTTCCGCCTGGGCGCCCCAGTAGCGGTCGCCCGCCACTTCGACAGGGCCGAACGTATCGGTTTCCGTGCGCGTCTTCGTCATCGCTCCCACCTTCTTGCCGGAGATTGTCGCGTCCTTCGCGTGTTAATCTAGTCCGGCGCCCGGCGGGCGCAATCGCCTGACGCAAATTTGAAAGGCCGTCAGCCGTAACTGCGGCGTCCGTGATTTCCACCCAGGGGTGTGGCGATACCACGGCAGTGACGCGGTCCGGTCGGTTGTTTGGGAAAAATTAACGATATATTCGATTAGAATACGCGCTGTTTCCCCGGAATGCCGCGCGGGCAGTCACATAATTTTTACGGGGCCGATGGCTCTGATGCGTCCGTGCGACCTTTTCATTGGAGAGCCGTTGGGCTAGTCGTCCGCGAAACGTCGATCATGAGCGAATCCGGCTTGCCGCAGCACCTGACTGGAAATTGAGAGAACGAATGACCCGATACAAGACCATTGCGCTGACGGCGGTATTTGCTGCGTTCACGGCCATGAGCACTGCGCCTCGCCCCGCAGCCGCGATCACCCTGCTCGAAATGCTGCGCGGCGGTCCGGGCGCCGACAATCGTCAGCGGGGGAACGATACCTTCTTCGGCCGGCGTCTTCCCGGTGTCTCCGACCCGACGGCCGATCCCGAACCGCTGCCGAAGGTCAGCGGGCCGCGTTACTACACCTACAAGCCGGAAGCGACGCGCCCGGTGACGATCGCCGCGCCTGCCATGGCGGCCGCTCAGCCTGAGGTCGCGGGGTCCGACGCTGCGACGACCGCGAGCATCGCGCCGGTGGATCCGCAGGCGGAGCAGCGCCGGCTGCTCTCTGAGACGAAGCTGCGTGCACCGGACGACATCGCCACTGCAGTCGAGGCTTATTACAATGCCGGCCGCCCGATGATCTGGGTGACCGAGAACGGCATATCGGAACGTGCCCGTTCGGCGCTCGCCGCCTTCGCCGAGGCGGACCTGGTCGGACTGGTCCCCGAGGACTATCTGGTTGCGGCACCGGCCGACGCTGCCGCGGATGCAGACCCGCTCGCTCGTCAGCGCGAGCTCATGGCCTTCGAGCTTTCGATGTCGATCAAGGCGCTGACCTATGTCAGCGACACCATGCGTGGTCGCATCGACGCGAACAAGCTTTCCGGCTACCACGACATCAAGCGCAAGACCGTCAATTTCAAGCCGCTCCTCAACATGATGCGGCTCAGCCCCGATGTCGGCGCCTACCTCAAGAGCCGCATGCCGGCGAACTCGCAGTTCCAGGCGCTGCAGGCAGAACTCGTCCGTCTCAAGGCCGCGCAGAACGATCCGGCGCAGGCGATCTCGATT
It includes:
- the mobA gene encoding molybdenum cofactor guanylyltransferase MobA, whose protein sequence is MTRSPGIILAGGLSRRMGENKAAVLLGGKTMIRHVAERLAPQVSSLVVNAPEGADAGLGLPLVPDTIAGHPGPLAGVLAGLRHAEKLARPPRHIVTVPADTPFLPCDLVERLEAALPTDDAIVVASSMGRSHPVIALWPIAVADDLEEWLADPGNRRLQAFIARHPSAAVDFPPIETKRGPLDPLYNVNTPDELALAKAFLEEEDG
- a CDS encoding DMT family transporter, which produces MKLSRNTTGAILMMMSMAGFTCNDAVIKSVTPYMNVGQIMLIRGILTSILVYIIARRMNALDHIRTLFQPMVALRVLFEVTAAIAYLSALGQIPLGNAASILQSLPLAVTLGAALFLGEPVGWRRWTAIIVGFIGVMIIIRPGPEGFTLASLYVVGSVFSAAARDLVTKRIHAGVSSLSVTLFSAAGNAVAGALLVQPFGGWQPMTGELFWLLALASVLVFVGYQAIIMAMRTGEISFIAPFRYTSLLWAVGLGLVVFGEVPDVWMMTGTAIVIASGLYAFYRENKRKAGL
- the moaA gene encoding GTP 3',8-cyclase MoaA, translating into MIDPFGRMVSYLRVSVTDRCDFRCTYCMAENMNFLPKKDLLTLEELDRLCSAFVAKGVRKLRLTGGEPLVRKNIMFLIRSLARHLESGALDELTLTTNGSQLARFAGELADCGVRRINVSLDTLDPRKFAEITRWGDFAKVMEGVKAAQKAGIRVKLNAVALKDFNEDEIADLLRYAHGNDMDLTLIETMPMGETGEDRTDRYLPLSTVRQRLESQFTLSDIPYRTGGPARYVEVKETGGRLGFITPLTHNFCESCNRVRLTCTGTLYMCLGQDDAADLRAALRASDDDTLLAAAIDEAISRKPKGHDFIIDRDHRRPAVARHMSVTGG
- a CDS encoding gamma-butyrobetaine hydroxylase-like domain-containing protein translates to MSEFWPTELKVSKDRRQLSVAFDDGTSFALPAEMLRVLSPSAEVKGHGPGQEVTVPGKRNVSITAVHPTGNYAVRIAFDDGHDSGIFTWSYLRELGQKGGELFAEYERKLSEKALSRDGL
- a CDS encoding TMEM175 family protein, whose product is MNTARLEAFSDGVLAIVITIMVLELKIPHDAELSAIVPLLPVFLSYILSFVYVGIYWNNHHHLLTFGTRATAREMWANMHLLFWLSLVPFATGWVGESHGSAMPAACYGFVLLMAAIAYKILQIQIISSSGRRDELRAALGRDVKGLISPMIYLVAIGLAFVTPMISYALYALVALMWIVPDRRLERVVGEKRAA
- a CDS encoding MarR family winged helix-turn-helix transcriptional regulator, with translation MNKNQSLPWDHPRFRSWIAVGRACQMMQTALGRALAPLDIKTPHLDILINLYRHEGISQQELARKLLVGRSNMSMLLPQMEKRGLIARRDDPKDKRVLRLFLTEKGRDVTKRAMTIQTDLIERTLSVTPIDQCLAMAESMELLIARLQAEEETAG
- a CDS encoding alpha/beta hydrolase, whose protein sequence is MAPFALEVTRFGFSLAGLLSPGFAGRLAFSLFCRTPSRRPKDGKAASALARGAEQLAGAERIVLPISRGTVAARRLGAASTDAPRVLIVHGWGSRAEYLARLAADLHKAGAEVVLLDLPGHGHSSGRHLNLRLAAEAICAVQERLGFSDIAIGHSFGGAAVMTAIGGIFPGACRFEPGRVVLLAAPSNIHWVIDGFCGMLKLRPSVRRAMVKRAEAVAGCPVDALDTVPIAARIGREILVLHAEEDKEVHAEHARRLEAAGPHVAVRWANGLGHRRIVAAPDVIAEIASFVFDDGAGIADEPEQRLSSSC
- a CDS encoding pyridoxamine 5'-phosphate oxidase family protein; amino-acid sequence: MKTIRTVEELLARYGEPGEASLVKVTSVLTPAYRRMIEASPFVALATVGEDGLDCSPRGDAGGAVRIEDERHLALPDWRGNNRIDSLRNIVRDPRVALMFLIPGSNSVVRVNGTAVVSVDEALIDSFDMEGKHPRSVVVVTIGEVYFQCARAVMRADLWNVDRFIDPKSLPTPGDMLHAAKADFDKDTYDREWPTRAARTMW
- a CDS encoding GGDEF domain-containing protein, with product MNTGVTPKAPVPDIAAQITYAMRTMGVAPIPRNYELFYEAYIGSNPALTRDLSALGSKATQEELDTLGEQYFGRHHQSRMMENVHTRIVTELDGLLGVLKQEQSSLESYNKLLGETCNRINTKSKNSAELLRSAITLLQEATGDTMAHGEKTVESVEQKSQEMAEVRKELDEYKRIANTDSLTRIANRRAFDEKLAAIYDGSFNLPLTGLVLADIDHFKKINDSYGHPVGDKILASVATVIRTNVRKDVFVSRTGGEEFAIIVDGNTPDEIMQMCERVRQALELTPFKNSRTGVNYGPITLSLGLCMANAAEDPGELYAKADVALYCAKNAGRNCSRQFEDGMKKDFTKSWLIYRR
- a CDS encoding fumarate hydratase, coding for MADDLFPLGEDKTPYRKISSDYVSTTSFNGQEILTVDPEGLRLLAETAFADINHLLRPGHLKQLASILSDPEATDNDRFVAYDLLKNANIAAGGVLPMCQDTGTAIIMAKKGRKVWTEGGDYEALAHGVRDAYERKNLRYSQLAPLKMFEEKNTRTNLPAQIDIYEEGEDAYKFLFMAKGGGSANKTYLYQGTPSLLTHDRMIDFLKEKILTLGTAACPPYHLAIVIGGLSAEMNLKTVKLASARYLDDLPTEGSESGHAFRDLEMEKEIHKLTQQMGVGAQFGGKYFCHDVRVIRLPRHGASLPIGLGVSCSADRQAVGKITRDGIFIEQLETDPSKYMPEIDEKALSSGVVKIDLNQPMSAILGELTKHPIKTRLSLTGTIIVARDLAHAKIRERLEKGEGMPDYMKNHPVYYAGPAKTPAGYASGSFGPTTAGRMDSYVDQFQSFGGSMVMLAKGNRSRAVREACNKHGGFYLGSIGGPAARLAKDCIKKVEVLEYPELGMEAVWKIEVEDFPAFIVTDDKGNDFFQEFKLD
- the fumC gene encoding class II fumarate hydratase produces the protein MTKTRTETDTFGPVEVAGDRYWGAQAERSRGNFRIGWEKQPLSIVRALGIVKQAAARANMGLGILDPKIGNAIVDAAQEVIDGKLDDHFPLVVWQTGSGTQSNMNANEVISNRAIEMLGGVMGSKKPVHPNDHVNMSQSSNDTYPTTMHIACAEQIVHHLIPNLKHLHQALDAKAKSFAHIIKIGRTHTQDATPLTLGQEFSGYAAQVSSSIKRIELTLPGLYELAQGGTAVGTGLNAPVGFAEKVAEEIAKITGLPFVTAPNKFEALAAHDAMVFAHGAINAAAAALFKIANDIRFLGSGPRAGLGELALPENEPGSSIMPGKVNPTQSEALTQVCAHIFGNHAAITFAGSQGHFELNVYNPMMAYNFLQSVQLLGDAARSFTDNCVTGIEAREDNIRKGVENSLMLVTALAPVIGYDNAAKIAKTAHRNGTTLKAEALASGLVSEEQYDAVVRPEKMIGPS